The Amycolatopsis sp. DG1A-15b genome contains the following window.
CCGCGGCCCTCCTCGCCGAGGATCTGCGTCTCCGGGACGCGGACGTCCTGGAAGATCAGCGACGCCGGGCCCCACTCGCCCATGGTGTCGATGTACTCGGACTTCCAGCCGGCTTCGCGGTCGACGAGGAAGCAGGTGACACCGCCGTTCGCGCCCTTCTCCGGGTCGGTGATCGCGAAGACCATGGTGAAGTCGGCCTCGTTGCCACCGGTGATGAAGGTCTTCTCACCGTTGATGATCCAGTCGCTGCCGTCCTTGCGGGCGGTGGTCCGGATGGCCTTGGCGTCCGACCCGGCGCCCGGCTCGGTGATCGCGAAGCACGACTTGCGCTCGCCCGAGATGGTCGGCAGCAGGTAGGTCTGCTTCTGCTCCTCGTTGGCGTGGAACAGGATGTTGTCGGCGGCCCCGCCGAAGCGGAACGGCACGAAGGTCCGGCCGAGCTCGGCCTCCAGCAGCGCGGCCATCACGGCGGACAGGCCCATGCCGCCGTACTCCTCCGGGGTCAGCACGCCCCAGAAGCCGGACTCCTTCGCCTTGAGCTGGAGGTCCTTGAGCTCCTCGCCGGTGAGACCGGGCTGGTGGGCCCGCTCGCGCCGGAGGACTTCCTGCTCGAGCGGGATCAGCTCCCGCTGGACGAACGTGCGGACCCAGTCGCGCACTTCCCGTTCTTCGGTGCTGAGTGAAAAGTCCATGGGGTAGCTGCTCCTCCGACACTCTTCCGGGGGTCCAGGGGGCTCGCCCCCGGCCGGGGTCTGGGGCTCGGCCCCAGAAGACACTGCACTGGCTAAGCGCTTGCTTACCCGCCATTGTGCGCGCCTCCCCGCGCCCGCGCAAGAACCGCCGCCGCGGGCGTCAGGCGTGCGTGGTGGCCAACTTCACCAAGGTGCGCAGGCTCGTGTCCGGCAGGTACGCGCGGGTGAGCGCCACGCCGATCCGCGGGAGGTCGCCTTCGTCGCGGTACGCCAGGTACATCGGCTCGTGGCGCGGGTTGAACTTCGCCTTGAACGAGTGCAGCGACCGGAAGCCGTACACCGGTTCCAGCTCCCGGCTCAGCACCTCCAGCAGTCGCTCGACCGGCGCCGCTTCGGTGTCCGGTCCGGAACGGGCCAGCGGCGCGCCCGAAAGCGACACGAACCGCATCCCCTCCGCCTGGAAGGCCAGCACGCCCGCGCCGATCAGGAACTCCATCGCGGGCCGGAACCCGTCGCCGCGGCGACGCATGAGGTCCAGGGTCCAGCCATGGACC
Protein-coding sequences here:
- a CDS encoding acyl-CoA dehydrogenase family protein, yielding MDFSLSTEEREVRDWVRTFVQRELIPLEQEVLRRERAHQPGLTGEELKDLQLKAKESGFWGVLTPEEYGGMGLSAVMAALLEAELGRTFVPFRFGGAADNILFHANEEQKQTYLLPTISGERKSCFAITEPGAGSDAKAIRTTARKDGSDWIINGEKTFITGGNEADFTMVFAITDPEKGANGGVTCFLVDREAGWKSEYIDTMGEWGPASLIFQDVRVPETQILGEEGRGFELAMQWIGQGRYLLPARAIGSCERLISMAIEHANTRETFGQKIAERQAIQWMIADSGVELEALRWLVLHAAWQVDQGLDSRHAQSMAKLYGGQKANEIVDRVLQIHGGMGYTRELPVERWYRELRLLRIYEGTDEIQRRTIARNLLKGHVKVGGTLG